From one Thermodesulfovibrionales bacterium genomic stretch:
- a CDS encoding YeeE/YedE family protein yields MNSAFRDVIFVNDLTLFRSWLLALLVAVIGSNLLEQFGFMGQDGLTRQAFAPLAAIVGGYIFGVGIVMAGGCGSGVLYKQGEGQFAAVIATFGFGVSLIATLHGPLKPLAQIIKQFKVSIGQGEDAITSPALWDLVGGGMTVKWVVIAVVAAIIIPVVLKGKPFGKGPKKGWSWSVGGLLVGVLVVVAWWASYQWGGRARGLSFSGPLAEFLMFVLVGNSGAKNDVVFNLFGVGVASWSALYVIGVPIGAYLSSKGLGEFKWTAPKQVDELIRVFLGGLVMGFGAAIAGG; encoded by the coding sequence ATGAACTCAGCATTCAGAGACGTGATCTTTGTTAATGACCTTACGTTGTTTCGTTCATGGCTTCTGGCTCTCCTGGTGGCCGTGATCGGTTCCAATCTCCTAGAGCAATTCGGGTTCATGGGTCAAGACGGTTTGACTCGTCAGGCCTTTGCCCCTCTTGCCGCTATTGTCGGCGGCTACATCTTCGGCGTCGGCATTGTTATGGCCGGCGGGTGCGGAAGTGGCGTGCTCTACAAACAGGGTGAAGGCCAGTTTGCCGCTGTCATAGCAACCTTTGGTTTCGGTGTATCTCTGATCGCAACCTTGCATGGCCCCCTGAAACCCCTTGCACAGATCATCAAGCAATTCAAGGTTTCGATCGGCCAGGGTGAGGATGCTATAACCAGCCCTGCCCTGTGGGACCTCGTCGGCGGCGGTATGACGGTGAAATGGGTCGTTATCGCCGTCGTCGCTGCTATCATCATCCCTGTTGTGCTGAAGGGAAAGCCTTTTGGCAAAGGGCCGAAGAAGGGCTGGTCATGGTCTGTCGGCGGGTTGCTCGTCGGAGTATTGGTTGTTGTGGCATGGTGGGCATCATACCAGTGGGGCGGCCGGGCAAGGGGCTTGTCCTTCTCAGGCCCTCTTGCTGAGTTCCTCATGTTTGTCCTCGTCGGCAACAGCGGTGCAAAAAATGACGTGGTATTCAATCTCTTCGGTGTCGGTGTGGCTTCGTGGAGCGCCCTTTACGTGATAGGTGTTCCGATAGGGGCGTACCTCAGCTCAAAAGGACTTGGCGAGTTCAAGTGGACCGCGCCAAAGCAGGTCGATGAATTGATCAGGGTCTTTCTCGGCGGCCTTGTGATGGGCTTCGGCGCTGCCATAGCCGGCGGCTGA
- a CDS encoding TraR/DksA family transcriptional regulator encodes MKKKDDRLEGVRKKLMLMRQEIIREAKTEIGQILKEGDNYNGGHDDADLADMAWRDVMQAARLGRHRTQLKAIEKALLRAEDGTYGICEDCGEEIPVGRLNAMPFALRCIECQARYETTASEFEDSGVLSSGQPNEEGED; translated from the coding sequence ATGAAAAAGAAAGATGACAGGCTTGAAGGCGTACGAAAAAAACTCATGCTCATGCGGCAGGAGATTATCCGGGAAGCGAAGACGGAGATCGGTCAAATCCTGAAGGAGGGAGACAACTATAACGGCGGTCATGATGATGCAGACCTGGCAGACATGGCGTGGAGGGATGTGATGCAGGCTGCAAGATTAGGTCGTCACCGCACACAGCTCAAGGCGATAGAAAAAGCCCTCCTCAGGGCCGAGGACGGTACCTACGGGATCTGCGAGGATTGCGGGGAAGAAATTCCTGTTGGAAGATTGAATGCCATGCCCTTTGCTCTCCGCTGTATCGAGTGTCAGGCACGGTACGAAACAACGGCCTCTGAATTTGAAGATTCAGGAGTACTCTCATCCGGTCAGCCGAATGAGGAGGGTGAAGATTAG